In the Paenibacillus pabuli genome, one interval contains:
- a CDS encoding cobalamin-independent methionine synthase II family protein, producing the protein MTDKFQIVGSLLRPEELLTYKTQIEHRDDIQYPFYENFEGYEQCETEAIKQVVKKEIDHNLSVVTDGEFSKSMWHLDFVWGFDGIERYIADHGYFFRDVDGTSKYETRKDIGLRITGELSGKNHHFIQLFKQLQDTAGDQQTKLCVPSPSHIFGELSWSDNIGGTGAVYQNKQELKAGLEKAYKEFVAEFAAAGGKILQFDDCLWELFADDNPNSPFTGEHIDQAEVAGLATEFIDINNTVIDFGHSLGLKMWTHNCRGNYDSRNMGGGSYAKIANLFLKQLKYDRFFLEWDDDRAGSIEALEVFKDRPETEIVLGLLSSKTSTLDDEARVIRLLDEASKIIDKDRLLLSHQCGFASCDGGNELSEAQQWAKIDQGQRIAKQYWNN; encoded by the coding sequence ATGACTGATAAGTTCCAGATCGTAGGAAGTTTGTTGCGGCCCGAAGAGCTGCTGACATATAAAACACAAATTGAACATCGTGATGATATCCAATATCCGTTCTATGAGAATTTTGAAGGATATGAGCAATGCGAGACCGAGGCAATCAAACAGGTTGTGAAAAAGGAAATCGATCATAACCTGTCGGTTGTTACAGATGGCGAGTTCTCCAAGTCGATGTGGCATCTGGACTTTGTCTGGGGCTTTGATGGAATTGAACGCTATATTGCGGACCACGGTTACTTTTTCCGGGATGTGGATGGAACATCCAAATATGAAACTCGTAAAGATATCGGATTGCGCATTACGGGTGAACTGAGCGGGAAGAACCATCACTTCATTCAACTGTTCAAACAGCTGCAGGATACGGCAGGCGACCAGCAAACGAAACTTTGCGTACCGTCACCTTCCCATATCTTCGGTGAGCTTTCCTGGTCGGATAACATTGGCGGTACGGGTGCTGTATATCAGAACAAACAGGAGCTCAAAGCGGGGCTTGAGAAGGCATATAAAGAATTCGTGGCAGAATTCGCTGCGGCTGGGGGCAAAATTCTGCAATTCGATGACTGCCTGTGGGAGTTGTTTGCAGACGACAATCCAAACTCTCCATTTACCGGCGAGCATATTGATCAAGCAGAAGTAGCGGGTCTCGCTACCGAATTTATTGATATTAACAATACCGTAATTGACTTCGGTCATAGCCTGGGCTTGAAAATGTGGACACATAACTGCCGCGGTAACTACGATTCCCGCAACATGGGTGGTGGATCTTATGCGAAAATCGCCAACCTGTTCCTGAAACAGTTGAAATATGACCGTTTCTTCCTGGAGTGGGATGATGACCGTGCGGGTTCGATTGAAGCGTTGGAAGTGTTCAAGGACAGACCGGAAACGGAGATTGTTCTCGGCCTGCTGTCTTCCAAGACAAGTACACTGGATGATGAAGCACGCGTCATCCGTCTGCTTGACGAAGCATCCAAAATCATTGATAAGGATCGTCTGCTGCTCTCCCATCAATGCGGCTTTGCCTCCTGCGATGGCGGTAACGAGCTGAGCGAGGCTCAGCAATGGGCGAAGATTGACCAAGGTCAGCGCATTGCGAAGCAATACTGGAATAACTAA
- a CDS encoding DUF5655 domain-containing protein produces the protein MSDTKLFHITGEVKELPANSVLLERELQVLIEKNMPVFFGVTFLKSEYTTSNGGRIDSLGLDENNCPVIFEYKRTSNENVINQGLFYLDWLLDHKAEFELLVMKNLGKECSDKLDWSMPRLICVAGDFTKYDKYAVKQINRNIDLVRYKKFGADLLMMELVNSSTVRPYNIQEQGDNWTKPSSDKTFQEQLQSTTPALRELYYSIRAYVLALGDDVTENQLKLYTAFKKMKNIICVEVYQKQILLHMRLNPGEIELEDGFTRDMRNVGHFGTGDLQIIIKSPEDFKRAEPLIDKAYNLN, from the coding sequence ATGTCGGATACTAAGCTGTTTCATATAACGGGAGAAGTTAAAGAGTTGCCAGCAAATTCTGTTCTACTTGAGAGAGAATTACAAGTATTAATTGAAAAGAATATGCCTGTTTTTTTCGGAGTAACTTTTCTAAAAAGCGAATATACTACATCGAACGGTGGTAGAATTGACAGTTTAGGCTTAGATGAAAACAACTGTCCTGTCATTTTTGAATATAAAAGAACCAGTAACGAGAACGTGATTAACCAAGGGTTATTTTATCTCGACTGGCTACTTGATCATAAAGCAGAATTTGAGTTGTTAGTGATGAAGAATCTAGGAAAAGAGTGTTCGGATAAGTTAGATTGGAGTATGCCCAGACTTATTTGTGTAGCAGGAGACTTCACAAAATATGATAAATATGCAGTTAAACAGATCAATAGAAACATTGATCTTGTTCGTTACAAAAAGTTTGGCGCAGATTTACTTATGATGGAGCTAGTAAATTCAAGTACGGTGAGACCTTACAATATTCAGGAACAAGGAGATAATTGGACTAAGCCATCATCAGACAAGACTTTCCAAGAACAACTTCAGTCAACAACGCCCGCGCTCAGAGAACTGTATTATTCCATTAGAGCTTATGTACTTGCACTCGGTGATGACGTTACAGAAAATCAGCTCAAGTTGTATACAGCTTTTAAAAAGATGAAAAATATCATTTGTGTAGAAGTCTACCAAAAGCAGATACTACTGCACATGAGATTAAATCCTGGTGAGATTGAACTTGAGGATGGGTTTACTAGAGATATGCGTAATGTGGGGCATTTTGGGACTGGTGATTTGCAGATTATTATTAAATCCCCTGAAGATTTTAAAAGAGCAGAGCCTTTGATTGATAAAGCTTATAATTTAAACTAG
- a CDS encoding SF0329 family protein — protein MSWSKLKQQLESFLSPALVGRVEFRATSYRYALDKSGSCYLAVDKKNVLNMSDTTTPIRWYQTEQEIKNDPNIEFPVDNEEIEAIRKESKGAIPEDRLHVIARSRKISVLAKELLSAQSSLSKSNFTVAATTFLSRPIEESLESQDILLNILALVDRRVGKKRILNMSEKIKLKHPAVQYFYEIRRRTL, from the coding sequence ATGTCCTGGAGTAAATTGAAGCAACAACTGGAGAGCTTCCTTAGCCCGGCATTAGTCGGAAGAGTTGAATTTCGCGCAACAAGCTACCGTTATGCACTTGATAAATCAGGAAGCTGTTACCTTGCCGTAGATAAAAAGAACGTGCTCAATATGAGTGACACAACAACTCCCATCCGGTGGTATCAAACGGAGCAGGAGATCAAGAACGATCCGAATATTGAATTTCCTGTGGATAACGAAGAGATTGAAGCAATCCGAAAAGAGAGCAAAGGAGCCATTCCGGAGGATCGCCTGCACGTCATTGCAAGAAGCAGAAAAATCTCTGTCCTGGCCAAAGAGCTTTTGTCAGCACAGTCATCATTAAGCAAATCCAATTTCACGGTTGCAGCGACTACGTTTTTATCAAGACCTATAGAGGAAAGTCTGGAGAGTCAGGATATTTTGCTGAACATTCTGGCTCTGGTAGACAGACGCGTTGGCAAAAAGCGGATTTTGAACATGTCCGAGAAGATCAAGTTAAAGCACCCAGCCGTGCAGTATTTTTATGAAATTCGGCGTAGGACGTTGTGA
- a CDS encoding ankyrin repeat domain-containing protein has translation MAKKKTTLPAHMEQLIKNNDITAVKEVFEQCQWDARGGYSKGTALSFRQISDEVVRWLVEQGADMNARDKYQRTPLHAHAAHWSGNVPLLLELGAELDAVDYTNETPLHLAVNSYRTTVVQELVTRGADINAENKQGNTPLAKGLVNCRNSDIVSMSEISAILLDAGASVTPAMKESVKRIGKDFEFVREKFNQDSVDEVSDALLKLYRLFGVEPVANRIMHDGTAPIQVKATTWPEQHQELWEYLIPPKGHAQTVQGEVIRITGRVSHEVLDNGGGNWDGQYLKMLDALLRYLGTGTPLAPALLQEATNLVGRLRNGSDYDAPARLCELAVLWVLNNPQPVTMAQPEYSR, from the coding sequence ATGGCTAAGAAGAAAACAACATTACCCGCCCATATGGAGCAACTCATTAAAAATAATGATATCACTGCTGTAAAAGAGGTCTTTGAGCAATGCCAATGGGATGCCCGCGGGGGTTACAGCAAAGGTACAGCCCTCAGTTTCCGGCAGATTTCGGATGAAGTCGTTCGATGGCTGGTAGAGCAAGGAGCTGATATGAACGCCCGGGACAAGTACCAGCGTACGCCATTGCATGCCCATGCTGCGCACTGGTCAGGAAATGTACCCTTGCTCCTCGAATTGGGTGCAGAGCTGGACGCGGTTGATTATACCAATGAAACACCATTGCATTTAGCAGTCAATTCGTATAGAACTACAGTGGTGCAAGAGTTGGTAACCCGAGGTGCTGATATCAACGCAGAGAATAAACAGGGGAACACCCCGCTCGCGAAAGGATTAGTCAATTGCCGGAATAGTGATATTGTAAGTATGTCTGAAATCTCAGCCATTTTGCTGGATGCCGGAGCATCGGTCACCCCTGCTATGAAAGAGTCGGTAAAGCGAATTGGCAAGGATTTTGAATTCGTCCGGGAAAAGTTCAATCAAGACAGCGTTGACGAAGTGTCAGACGCGCTTCTCAAGCTGTATCGACTATTTGGTGTCGAGCCGGTAGCGAATCGGATCATGCATGATGGAACTGCCCCCATTCAGGTAAAGGCAACTACCTGGCCCGAGCAGCACCAAGAGCTGTGGGAATATCTCATTCCTCCCAAGGGTCATGCTCAAACGGTACAGGGAGAGGTCATCCGCATCACCGGGCGCGTGTCTCATGAAGTATTGGATAATGGCGGGGGAAATTGGGATGGCCAATACCTCAAGATGCTGGATGCGCTGCTTCGATACCTGGGCACCGGTACGCCATTAGCTCCGGCACTTCTGCAAGAGGCAACCAACTTGGTCGGCAGGCTTCGCAATGGATCGGATTATGATGCGCCTGCTAGATTATGCGAATTGGCGGTGTTATGGGTGCTTAACAATCCTCAACCGGTAACGATGGCACAACCGGAATATTCTCGTTAA
- a CDS encoding tRNA dihydrouridine synthase encodes MTNNFWCELPRPFFILAPMEDVTDVVFRHVVSAAARPDVFFTEFANTESYCHPEGNKSVRGRLTFTEDEQPMVAHIWGDKPEFFREMSIGMAKEGFKGIDINMGCPVANVAENGKGSGLICRPETAAEIIQAAKAGGLPVSVKTRLGFTEVDEWRDWLTHILKQDIVNLSIHLRTREEMSKVDAHWELIPEIKKVRDEVAPNTLLTINGDIPDRQTGLKLAEQYGVDGIMIGRGIFQNPFAFEKEPKEHTSEELLGLLRLHLDLYDQYSAQEPRSFSPLARFFKIYVRGFRGASELRNSLMNAKSTSEVRTLLDEFGSKNLDEVEVQGN; translated from the coding sequence ATGACGAACAATTTTTGGTGTGAATTGCCACGACCATTTTTTATATTGGCACCGATGGAAGATGTGACTGATGTTGTGTTTCGCCATGTCGTGAGTGCAGCGGCCAGACCGGATGTATTTTTTACGGAGTTTGCGAATACAGAGAGTTACTGTCACCCGGAGGGGAACAAAAGTGTACGCGGTCGTTTGACGTTTACAGAGGATGAACAGCCTATGGTAGCTCATATCTGGGGCGATAAGCCGGAATTCTTCCGGGAAATGAGTATCGGTATGGCAAAAGAAGGCTTTAAAGGCATCGACATTAACATGGGTTGTCCTGTAGCCAATGTGGCGGAGAACGGGAAGGGCAGCGGGCTGATCTGTCGTCCCGAAACGGCAGCGGAAATTATCCAGGCTGCAAAAGCCGGGGGACTGCCCGTAAGTGTAAAAACAAGACTTGGTTTCACTGAAGTGGACGAATGGCGCGACTGGCTGACCCATATTTTGAAACAAGACATTGTGAATCTCTCGATTCATCTGCGCACAAGAGAAGAAATGAGCAAGGTAGACGCTCACTGGGAACTGATTCCGGAAATAAAAAAAGTTCGTGATGAGGTAGCACCTAATACGCTGCTGACCATTAATGGGGATATCCCTGATCGTCAGACCGGCTTGAAGCTCGCTGAGCAATATGGCGTGGATGGCATTATGATCGGGCGTGGTATCTTCCAGAACCCGTTTGCTTTTGAAAAAGAGCCGAAGGAACACACCAGCGAAGAATTGCTTGGTCTGCTGCGGCTTCATCTGGATCTCTATGATCAGTATTCCGCACAGGAGCCGCGTTCGTTCAGTCCGCTTGCCCGCTTCTTCAAAATCTATGTTCGTGGATTCCGCGGGGCAAGTGAACTCAGAAACAGCTTAATGAATGCCAAATCGACAAGTGAAGTGCGCACGCTGCTTGATGAGTTTGGAAGCAAGAATCTTGATGAGGTTGAGGTACAAGGAAATTAA
- a CDS encoding SF0329 family protein, whose translation MSWSKLKQNLESFLSPALNERVEFRATSYRYLPDKSGNCYLTVDKKNILNMSDTTGPIRWYKTEQEIKNDPELYIPISVEEIEAVQKDAKSTIPEDRLKVIARSRKISELAKELLSAQAALSKSNFTVAATAFLSTSIEQSLESNDILLNILALVGKKRILNMSDKIKLKHPAMQYFYELRRSTL comes from the coding sequence ATGTCCTGGAGCAAATTGAAACAAAATTTGGAGAGTTTCCTCTCTCCTGCATTGAATGAAAGGGTCGAATTCCGGGCAACCAGTTATCGTTATTTACCTGATAAATCCGGAAATTGTTACCTTACTGTAGACAAAAAGAACATACTTAATATGAGTGATACAACCGGCCCAATCCGTTGGTACAAGACGGAGCAGGAAATCAAAAACGATCCAGAACTCTACATCCCAATTAGCGTAGAAGAGATTGAAGCAGTCCAAAAAGATGCCAAGAGCACTATTCCCGAGGATCGTCTAAAGGTCATTGCAAGAAGCCGAAAGATTTCAGAGCTTGCCAAAGAGCTTTTATCCGCGCAGGCTGCATTAAGTAAATCCAATTTTACCGTCGCAGCTACTGCGTTCTTATCGACTTCAATTGAGCAAAGTCTGGAGAGTAATGATATCTTATTGAATATATTGGCTCTGGTGGGCAAAAAAAGAATCTTAAACATGTCAGATAAGATAAAATTAAAACATCCAGCCATGCAGTACTTCTATGAGCTGCGGCGCAGTACGTTATAG
- a CDS encoding DUF2536 family protein: MEISLDIIKDKVECLQAYDFKELERTIEDRIGINKALMLRVKQVQHQVTYHPIHNKMLYSAIVHFAVD; this comes from the coding sequence ATGGAAATTTCACTGGATATTATCAAAGACAAAGTTGAATGCTTGCAGGCTTATGACTTCAAAGAACTGGAGCGTACGATTGAAGACCGAATCGGAATCAACAAAGCGCTAATGCTGCGAGTGAAGCAGGTTCAGCATCAAGTGACGTACCACCCCATTCACAACAAGATGTTATATAGTGCCATTGTGCATTTTGCCGTAGACTGA
- a CDS encoding GTP-binding protein encodes MKSLLKFITCGSVDDGKSTLIGHMLYEAKLLFADQERALELDSRLGSRGGKIDYSLLLDGLLAEREQGITIDVAYRYFTTSHRSFIVADTPGHEEYTRNMAVGASFADLAIILVDATKGIITQTKRHARICALMGIKHLVLAVNKMDLVGFDQRTFEAIKEEFIQTTAEFQIKSIQVIPVSATEGDNITTQSPKSPWYEGLALLPYLENIDVHTTDDTKPFMMPVQRVSRPDHTFRGFQGQIEAGKISVGDELMTLPSREKAKVKRILVTDQVQDSAYAGQPVTIQLDREVDVSRGCVLTVDNQVQEADSFTSTILWMDDSVLTPGKHYWVKVGTKTLPGTVTAITHKIDINTGHTVPADQIVKNELAKCEFTLSDQIVFDSFEHNKSIGGFILIDRVTNMTSACGVIDQALKGDSRFATLDTGITREVRAQQKGQSPLTVWFAGSDTVALAKEVEKRLMSSGYHTMLLESVSGETLRGTAEMAKVLNDAGLISLVSHDSISAGELETAREIIGGKGFIEVNENEISGISTQDAAKSVVKRVVQSIIAHSPSNNYDI; translated from the coding sequence ATGAAGAGTCTACTTAAATTCATTACCTGCGGAAGTGTGGATGACGGCAAGTCCACGCTGATCGGACATATGCTCTATGAAGCCAAGCTGCTGTTCGCCGATCAAGAACGCGCGCTTGAGCTCGATAGTCGATTGGGAAGCCGAGGCGGCAAGATCGACTACTCGTTGCTCCTCGATGGTTTGCTGGCCGAACGCGAACAAGGGATTACCATTGATGTGGCATATCGTTATTTTACGACGTCTCATCGTTCCTTCATCGTGGCGGACACACCGGGACACGAAGAGTATACGCGCAACATGGCTGTAGGTGCTTCCTTTGCCGATCTAGCCATCATTCTGGTGGACGCTACCAAAGGCATCATTACCCAGACCAAACGCCATGCCCGGATCTGCGCCCTGATGGGGATCAAGCATCTTGTATTGGCTGTGAACAAGATGGATCTGGTTGGCTTCGATCAGAGGACGTTCGAGGCGATCAAGGAAGAGTTCATCCAAACGACGGCCGAATTCCAAATCAAGAGCATTCAGGTCATTCCCGTGTCCGCTACGGAAGGGGACAACATCACAACTCAGTCGCCAAAAAGCCCCTGGTACGAAGGGTTAGCATTATTGCCGTATTTGGAAAATATAGATGTTCATACTACCGATGATACGAAGCCATTCATGATGCCGGTTCAGCGTGTAAGCAGACCGGACCATACGTTCCGTGGGTTCCAGGGCCAGATCGAAGCTGGAAAGATTTCGGTCGGAGACGAACTCATGACTCTGCCAAGTCGGGAGAAAGCAAAGGTTAAGCGGATTTTGGTGACGGACCAAGTTCAGGATTCGGCTTATGCTGGCCAACCGGTTACGATACAACTGGACCGCGAAGTTGATGTCTCGCGGGGCTGCGTGCTCACGGTGGACAATCAAGTGCAAGAAGCTGACAGCTTCACTTCAACGATCCTGTGGATGGACGATTCCGTCCTGACTCCAGGAAAGCATTATTGGGTAAAAGTCGGAACGAAGACTCTTCCAGGCACTGTAACGGCGATTACCCATAAAATTGACATTAACACGGGCCATACCGTTCCGGCCGATCAAATTGTTAAGAACGAATTGGCCAAGTGTGAATTCACGCTGTCGGATCAGATCGTCTTCGATTCCTTTGAACACAATAAGAGTATCGGAGGTTTTATCCTCATTGATCGTGTCACCAACATGACGTCCGCTTGCGGAGTCATCGATCAAGCGCTGAAGGGAGACAGCCGATTTGCCACGCTGGATACGGGAATCACGAGAGAGGTTCGCGCCCAGCAGAAAGGACAATCTCCGCTCACGGTCTGGTTTGCTGGCTCGGATACGGTAGCTCTCGCCAAGGAAGTGGAGAAGCGACTAATGTCATCCGGTTACCATACGATGCTGCTTGAGAGCGTTAGTGGAGAAACGCTCCGCGGTACGGCGGAGATGGCAAAGGTGTTGAATGACGCCGGTCTGATCTCACTGGTATCCCATGATTCTATCAGTGCGGGCGAACTTGAGACAGCCCGAGAGATCATTGGGGGCAAAGGATTTATCGAAGTTAACGAGAACGAGATCAGCGGAATCTCCACCCAGGATGCCGCGAAATCTGTGGTTAAACGAGTCGTGCAATCCATTATCGCTCACAGTCCTTCGAATAACTACGACATTTAA